From a single Nitrososphaerota archaeon genomic region:
- a CDS encoding sugar phosphate isomerase/epimerase: MSKYMIGVSTIFYGYAGEPILTKIHKIVEIFEEAGSPPFVQIGAAEPKAEYKEVVRGALNLKNSYRIKYSIHQSIWLPSRDFYINLASSIEETRKNSVEALKRSIDFARDIGAKVLSFHAGYATDVVTQEEEFSPVTPSDLIPLKIAYANSLRSIEELLDYAAKDVQLSIENFNYRPERGYLFALPRDFAVLPKKIGVILNSGHVYYCQTKLNDVNYQRKLIDNIAGRVFEMHVNDNDGSEDQHMLVGYGRVPLKSILKDVLRYQKMPDLIIESHKKRHSYSDEDLKNNISTVAELANAK, translated from the coding sequence TTGTCCAAATATATGATCGGGGTTTCAACTATCTTCTACGGCTATGCGGGAGAACCAATACTTACAAAAATACACAAAATCGTAGAAATATTCGAGGAGGCTGGATCCCCTCCATTTGTCCAGATAGGTGCTGCAGAGCCAAAAGCGGAATACAAGGAAGTTGTCAGGGGAGCCCTTAATCTAAAGAACTCATACAGAATTAAATACAGTATTCACCAGAGCATATGGCTACCTTCGCGAGACTTTTATATCAATCTGGCATCTTCAATAGAAGAAACTAGGAAGAATAGTGTTGAAGCTCTTAAGAGGAGCATTGATTTTGCTAGGGATATAGGTGCGAAGGTGCTTTCATTTCATGCTGGATACGCTACAGATGTCGTCACTCAGGAGGAGGAATTCTCCCCAGTCACGCCCTCTGATCTTATCCCCCTGAAAATTGCATATGCAAACTCACTCAGGAGTATTGAAGAACTGCTTGATTATGCTGCCAAGGATGTCCAACTTAGTATCGAGAACTTTAACTACAGACCTGAGAGGGGGTACCTTTTCGCTCTCCCGAGAGATTTTGCTGTGCTTCCGAAAAAGATTGGCGTGATCTTGAATTCTGGTCATGTATACTACTGCCAGACGAAACTAAATGATGTAAATTATCAGCGCAAATTGATAGATAATATAGCGGGAAGGGTATTTGAGATGCACGTCAATGACAACGACGGTTCAGAAGATCAGCACATGCTTGTTGGATATGGAAGAGTGCCTTTGAAGAGTATTCTCAAAGACGTGCTCAGGTATCAGAAGATGCCAGATCTTATCATCGAATCCCACAAGAAGAGGCATAGCTACAGCGACGAAGATTTGAAGAACAACATTTCCACAGTTGCAGAGCTGGCTAATGCCAAATAG
- a CDS encoding general stress protein, whose product MVKIIAELCQNHKGDIGTLKKMVWEAAENGATYAKIQTIFADDLTRRERFEEGTIEGDVVKAIKRPYESEYARLKPMDLDRKAHEIFLKECQAAGIRPLTTIFARARIPFVQELGFKEVKVASYDCASFPMIHELKERFKHLYISTGATYDNEIEKTTRILSGHSFSFLHCITIYPTPLNQLNLARMEYLRKFAKEVGFSDHTLFERDGLKASIAAIYYGAQVIERHFTILDKTITKDGPVSINPTQLKELVETSKMSRGELEGYTRKNLPEFEQMIGLTSRTLSHEELLNRDYYRGRFASKVNGQIIYNWEDRTVF is encoded by the coding sequence ATGGTCAAAATCATCGCAGAGCTCTGCCAGAACCATAAGGGCGATATTGGCACCCTAAAGAAGATGGTATGGGAGGCTGCTGAAAATGGTGCAACTTACGCGAAAATACAGACAATCTTTGCAGATGACTTGACTAGAAGGGAGAGGTTTGAGGAAGGTACAATAGAGGGAGATGTTGTGAAAGCTATCAAAAGGCCCTATGAATCAGAATATGCTAGACTAAAGCCGATGGACCTTGACAGAAAGGCTCATGAAATTTTCCTAAAGGAATGCCAAGCTGCTGGGATAAGACCTCTGACTACAATCTTTGCAAGGGCAAGAATTCCATTTGTGCAAGAGTTGGGCTTCAAGGAAGTCAAAGTTGCTAGCTATGATTGTGCAAGTTTCCCCATGATACATGAGTTAAAGGAAAGATTCAAACATCTTTACATTTCTACTGGTGCAACTTACGATAACGAAATAGAAAAGACGACAAGGATTCTTTCTGGGCACAGTTTCTCATTTCTTCACTGCATAACCATTTACCCCACACCTTTGAATCAGCTTAACTTGGCAAGGATGGAGTATTTGAGAAAGTTTGCCAAAGAAGTCGGTTTTAGCGACCATACTCTTTTCGAGAGGGATGGTTTGAAGGCTTCTATAGCAGCAATATATTATGGTGCCCAAGTCATCGAAAGGCACTTTACCATACTTGACAAAACGATAACAAAAGACGGCCCAGTTTCTATAAATCCAACGCAGCTAAAAGAACTGGTTGAAACCTCTAAGATGAGCAGGGGCGAACTGGAGGGCTATACGCGCAAAAACCTACCAGAGTTCGAGCAGATGATAGGTTTGACATCACGCACGCTTTCTCACGAAGAGCTATTGAACAGGGATTATTATAGAGGAAGGTTTGCCAGCAAGGTAAACGGACAAATAATTTACAACTGGGAGGATAGGACGGTCTTTTGA